ATAGTTTAATGTAGATTGCCTCACCTAAACCCGATGCTTTCAATCCATGTGAAGATATCATGGGATACAACATTCTGAGAGTCCTGATAGGGGTTTATCAATGTTTTAGCTATCACTGGGAATATTGTTgttctcattattttaataagcaGTCAATACAAAACTCACTGTACCTCGTTTTCTAATGTGCAATCTTGCATTTGCAGACCTCTGCCATAGGTATCTATCTGTTGTTTATTGCATCTGTAGATATCCAGACCAAAAGCCAGTATTACAACTATGCCATAGACTGGCAAACTGGGGCAGGATGCAATGCTGCAGGATTTTTTACAGTGTTTGCAAGTGAACTCTCAGTCTACACACTGACTGTGATAACCCTGGAAAGGTGGCACACCATCACCTATGCTATGCAACTGGACCGCAAGGTTCGATTTCGTCATGCTGTGATCTTAATGATTTTTGGCTGGATGTTTGCTTTCACGGTGGCACTTCTTCCCATATTTGGAGTCAGCAGCTACATGAAGGTCAGCATCTGTTTGCCCATGGATATAGAAACACCATTGTCTCAGGCTTATGTTATATTTCTTTTAGTGTTGAATGTACTTGCATTTGTGATCATATGTGTCTGCTACATCTGCATCTACTTTACTGTGAGAAACCCTAATGTCATCTCTTCAAACAGTGACACCAAGATCGCCAAGCGCATGGCCATACTGATCTTCACGGACTTCCTCTGCATGGCACCAATatcttttttttgcaatatcAGCCTCACTCAAGGTTCCTCTCATCACAGTGTCCAAATCCAAGatccttctggttttgttttacccCATCAATTCCTGTGCTAATCCTTTCCTCTATGCCATTTTCACAAAGACTTTCCGCAGGGATTTCTTCATTCTGTTGAGCAAGTTTGGTTGCTGTGAAATGCAAGCCCAGATTTACAGAACAGAAACCTCCTCATCTGCTCATAATTTCCACACGAGAAATGGCCATTGCCCTCCTGCATCAAAAAACAGTGATGGGACTATTTATTCATTGGTTCCTCTGAATCACTTGAACTGAAATGCTTATATGAATTTGTGTCTGAGGAAGCGTGATAATCACTTTCAACTGTGAATTTGAATAATGACTTCAGCAGAAAGCATGTGAACTTattttttatgagaaaaaaaaatattttcactttgctATTTTTGTTCAATGAACAGTCATCAGAGATGACACATCATCTTCATCAGTTCTTGAAGGACAAAGAACAAAACTTCAATATGTGCCAAAGTGTCCTTGTAGAGTTgtctaaagaaataaataagattaTAAACTGGTATCTCCCACCGTACAGGCAgagatttccttctttctagGAAGATGTTAGCTGTTTATTTATAATTAAGTAGTGGTTATATACAGTTGAAAGACAAAACTATgtagaattaattttttgtcTGTGAAGCAGGTTATAACAATGAGATGTAATTAGCTCTTTCATTAACCAAATCTCCTGGGGTTACAGGAGACAGAAGGCCACTTAAAGCCCTCCTTCAGCCCAGACTTACTAGGAA
This region of Nyctibius grandis isolate bNycGra1 chromosome 1, bNycGra1.pri, whole genome shotgun sequence genomic DNA includes:
- the FSHR gene encoding LOW QUALITY PROTEIN: follicle-stimulating hormone receptor (The sequence of the model RefSeq protein was modified relative to this genomic sequence to represent the inferred CDS: deleted 6 bases in 5 codons; substituted 1 base at 1 genomic stop codon), with the protein product MKETGTDLKAEMSPVLACLLVFLASCSGCRHHTCCCMGRVFICQESKVIQVPQDIPANTTELRFVLTKMRVIPKGAFAGLGDLEKIEISQNDALEVIEANVFSNLPKLHEIRIEKANNLVYIDHDAFQHLPSLRYLLISNTGLWFLPAVHKVHSFQKVLLDIQDNINIHTIKRNSFTGLSSESVVLWLNKNGIREIENHAFNGTYLDELNLSDNHNLEKLPNEVFQGANGPVVLDISRTRISFLPSHGLELIKKLRARSTHNLKKLPDLSKFRSLIEANFTYPSHCCAFTNWKRQNTELHPICSIYQAKQDLHEQSGDKIRRRSAAEDYISNYGIGSDPAENEFDYGLCNEIVXCIASPKPDAFNPCEDIMGYNILRVLIGFINVLAITGNIVVLIILISSQYKLTVPRFLMCNLAFADLCIGIYLLFIASVDIQTKSQYYNYAIDWQTGAGCNAAGFFTVFASELSVYTLTVITLERWHTITYAMQLDRKVRFRHAVILMIFGWMFAFTVALLPIFGVSSYMKVSICLPMDIETPLSQAYVIFLLVLNVLAFVIICVCYICIYFTVRNPNVISSNSDTKIAKRMAILIFTDFLCMAPISFFAISASLKVPLITVSKSKILLVLFYPINSCANPFLYAIFTKTFRRDFFILLSKFGCCEMQAQIYRTETSSSAHNFHTRNGHCPPASKNSDGTIYSLVPLNHLN